The sequence below is a genomic window from Amia ocellicauda isolate fAmiCal2 chromosome 6, fAmiCal2.hap1, whole genome shotgun sequence.
tgtaatattgtgttgtttttgttttgtacagaCATTCTCTTGTTTGATTCAATTtgagtgaaagtgtgtgtggggATATGATTGGCCGAAGAATGGAAAAGTCTGGTCACTAACAGACAGTATTGCTCTCTTTAGATGATATGAacaaaatgtttgtattttggGTTATCACCACAGTCTATAGATGAAGAAAGAAAGTCCAGTATTTTACAGTTGTAGCtcaaatttgtattttctacATAGGGGATACAATTTAAATTTTGAATAGAGCTATATCATTTGACAGATATCTTTTTATCTTTGAAGCATGGGTTTTAATTGACTGAAATGTGTAATATGCCATTATGTTCACATTACAATTAGATCCCGTTATTAGCAATATTCATTccatagtttttttatttttccccacgAATACCAAAACCATTtgataaaatacaataacacGACGAAGTATTTTAGCACGCACAATGAAGTGATGTAATTGTATTCTGTTTAAGGCTTGTCTAATCCGATTTCCACTCAGTCACTGTcaacaaagtgcaaaataaacATCTTGGACTATGATCGAGTTTGTACCTTCTCATCTGTGGGTTCCAGTGTAAAGCTCTGTTGGTGTCACTGGCTAGTTTAGTTAAAAGTATCCCGTGGTGCTCTTTCTCCTCTGCTGTCTGGATTTGTTCAGGAGAGCACGGCGTCTGCGGAAAACCAGCAGCTTCTGTTGGATTGCCGGACTCAATCCTTCCAGCGGCGCACTGCCTGTGCCACAGCGAACTCGCTCAGCTTGCTCCCAAAACCCATCGCTGTTGCACACCTGAGATTGGAAAACACGATCCTGCATTAGCCGCAGATGGCTCCTTTACTTTGAAAACATGCCAATTCCTCAAGTGTGTAAATCTTTTATAACTTGAGGTTTACTCCTTAGTCTGATGTCAACTCTCCTTATCCCTCCGAATCTGACCTCTGAAGTCTATACTACTGTTTGGATCATGTTGCCCTTTCTCATTTTCAGTGATAACAACAATACAACATCATTACCTGTTGAAGTCTTGTGCAAGTCCTAGAAATACTCTTAACATCCTCCCAACTGAGAAATGATAGGATGCATATGATTAGACTTTCAGGCAGCCGCACAAGATAGTCATAGTGCTGTTGACAGAGATTCACAATATACTCCAGCGTCTCTGGCCCAAACACTCTTTTTATTGTACCTGCACGAAGACAAAGGCAAATACAGTAGGGTTAAAAAATGAGCCACAGTGTTTGAAAAGTTATTTATTGTTAGGTTTCAAATTGGAATAGGAATGGAATGGAGCTGGTGcataaaaatgaacaaatccCCAGGATGCAGTCTGGCTCAGAAAAGGGCGTTTCAATAATTTACTGCATTTCCTATCGTTGAGCATCGTCTGAAGTGCCGATGTAAGAGAGAAGTGGATTCTGGATCGGGGAATGGAATTGAATGCATCTGATCTGAATATTGTATGTGTGGAAGGCTGAATCTCCATGACGATATTAGCATCACACATGTTTTAGATGTTGCTAAACAAGCTCATTCAGGTATATTCTTGTTGCCTGCTAATACACAAGAGGCACATTTCTGATGTGCCCAGGCATGCCTACAAAGCAcccatttattgatttattgaaaCCCTTAACATGTCTTATACAGTCACTATATATTGAGGAAGTAAGAGCAAAATAAACACTCTAATAAATGATGCATTGTTTTTGTGATGAAGCGTTGCAGTAAATCAGTTTACCACAGAGCAGAGAACAAAAGAGGTGGTTGAAGAGTTAAAACACATTGGCAATGGGTTCtttttttgtaatgcagttTTTTCTTGTCGTCTATGATCCTgattcttgtaaaaatacatactcTTTTAGCTCACATACCCTGCATTTGGTTGTCAACCAGAAGTTCCCGGTGTGACTTCCTGTCCTCTCCTGGGAGGGCTCGTGCATTTTTGCAGGGGTTGGTCACCTTCCACACTCTCAGCACTACCTGACACCAGACAGGGACCCCAGAGGTTACCTGCATTTGCTTCCGTTTCTCTCAGATTCATATTAGTCAGTTAGGGTCAATATATGATATTAAATCATACTACGGTTTAATATCAGTAAACTGATAATGGTGCTTTCAGCATAGTAAACAAAATGCCTCTTAATGTACATTCAATAGACATAACTTGTATACTGTTGCTATCTTGACTAGGCAACATTTGACACTGTGGAACATGTAATCACCTACCCTTTAGAAAAATATGATATATCTTATGGAACATTTGGAATAGCCTTCGAATACAATCTTTAAGGTCCTTTTTTAATTTCTATGCATAAGTGCAACACTAGGTATGATCATATAAACTtagatacatgcatacatacataaatacaaacatacatatatagataatTATAAAGTACATATGTGTCTTCTCATATTTGTACTATTAAATACAATAGCAATACtagcaataatacaaataataataataatacctctTCCTTTGAGACTTTCAGATGGTAGTAGTCCTTGCTTGGTGGAGGAGCCTGCAGGCTAATCTCACACAGACTGTCCTGCAGTAAAGATGCCATGCTTTGCCCAGGCTGTAGTGAGAAGCCACACAAGTCTTTAGTCTGTTACTAGGAGTGTTATCTGAAGGGTCAGTGCACTTCagcccagcacacacactcctTCTGAGCTATTGAAGTTTGTAGTACACTGCAGCCTGCCAATGTGCAGTACTGCAACAAAGTGAGGCACAAACACCACTTTTTGTTCGATTTTCTTAAATTCTGCAAATCATTTGAATCGCAATCTATCTCAATCTCTTATGAATGCATTTTTATGAAtggtttatgtattttatatgaatatatatgaatatagctATATTGTAAACGTGGTGATCCCTATGGAGCACGCCTTGTTCTAACAAGAAACCAATCGGCTGGAATCTGTATAATTTCCTCGAAGCTAAATGAATGTTTAGCAAACTCAGAAAAGatataatatacaattaaaaaagaataattaaGTTCAGATAAAGTGACAAAATTAGTCACTGAATGATAttgctttaaattaaatttaaaaacattaaaatacaactGTAAATATATTGCTTTTACCATAcaaaaaactatataaaataaatatatttaacttgTATATAAAAATTGAAACTGTGTATGTAAATATAACAGAACCGTAACAGCTTCGAACAGCgaattggaaataaataaataaaaatagacacaAGAGGCAGGGCTTCCTGTCATGCGTACCTTACACAGACCCTGATTGGCTGACGCCAAACCGCGGCGGAGAGGGGACGTTGCAAGCTGTCTATgctattcttttttttacatGTCAATTACTTAAaactgtgtatttaaataaaatatacaacataATGCATATCAGTCGGTAAAACAAACACTGAGAAGCATGAGTCTAGATTAATCTGCATTGAATGTTGGGGAAGCTGAAATTAAGGGTAGGTAAACGTTTTGTAGAGCATTTTTGcaagattatgttttttttttttttttcccagcctTCGACTACTCTAGATTACTGTAAACTATCCATTTTACATCACATTATATGTGTATAAATGCAAATCTGCACATGCAGTCATTTGTTTAGAACTGGAACTCAATGGAAATGTGGTCACGGGAGATTGCAAATGTGTACTTATGCGTCTGAAGAAGACGGTGTGGAAAGATTAATAATATTCAGCCATATCTGCCATGCATGTTTTAGTtatgattttttaaatctttccaGTATGTCTACGGCGAAATGCACATTGTACTTTTTGATGTCCTTTCTGGACTGCATTCCCCTAGAAGGCGACGACGCTGAAAACACTACAATCCTCGCGGTGACAGTTACTTTGTACGGTCGCTTCCACTGTCGCTTTTGTTTCATTGTTACTTTCTCCGGCTCTGAGAACTCGGCTCAGCTGCCGGTGGACTTCACGGACAGTTGAGTgaacccccctctctctctctctctctctctccctctctctctctctctctctctctcccccctccctctccctccctctctctctctctctctccccctccctctctctctctctctctctctctctccctccctctctctctctctctctctctctccctctctctctctctctctctctctccccctccctctctctctctctctctctctctctctccctccctctctctctcccccctccctctccctccctctctctctctctctctccccctccctctctctctctctctctctctctctctccttcaccaCCACTCCTCCTGCACCCTCTCCCTGGCCCCCATCCCAACCTGTGACAGGACTGACACATTACAGAAGCGCTGACCAGCAGTTActctttttaaataaagcagATTAAGATAATTATACTTAGTATTTACACCTCATGGAATACAACTAAACTAACAAAAAACTTTAAATGAACTCTAAATTGCAACATGCTCAGTTAATTCCATCTTTACTGCTGTTTCTAAATAAGCATTCAAGTTAAAGCAACTTAAAAAACTTAATAGACACTTCActtcttttcttataatagtcatCGATGTATTTCAGTGGTGTATTTTAAATAGTTGTGAAGTACAGTATGTCAAgattcaaatataaatatagtagTGGCTATAAATAGGCTGTATTTGCTAAAGTCACTAGGTAAGTATAATAGAACAGGTGTTAATTATATTTGTGCTAGAGATTGTAGGCGAGCAGATCATTTTTCTTTGTCCAGTATGCGTAGGAAAAATAttgataatacaaaataatcgcAAATATTGAGCAGAGGAAGATCAGTGATGGAAAAACACAAgttgtttgatttaaaaaaaaaaaatctgtttgtggTTAAATACTAATGTGTCAATTTCATGTGCAGATTGTGGCGGTTGCAGATATTCCAGTTTCCACTGGTGCCATACTTACAGACATGATTTTTGCCAGACAAATGTGATGtggggaaaaatacaaaaaaactaaaaacatattCAGACAACATGTCCAACTGAATGacaaatgcataaaaaaaatacatatatatgcatttatgaaTTTCGACTTAAACacgcaaaaaaacaacaacatagggTTTCTTATGAAATAATCATGCCAGTGTACCAAAAAATGtgatgtaatatatattttttaaatttgaattattttttagATAACAATATTTAATACCTAAGTATTTGTATTCTTAATTCCTTTAAATAGGCCCATAGGAAATGGTGGGGCCTGGCCCTCTCTGCCTTCTGGGAAACAAGAGACAGCTGGATGAGGACAAACAGCATTTACCAATCAGCTCGGGGGAGGGTGGAGCTTTCATCTTTCCGAGCGACAGCTTTGGaacacaaatagaaaacagCAATCCATTATTGTTAATGTTCATTAGGGTTGTCTTTTCAACACAAATGGCTGCAGCCTCACTGCTTCAGGAGGGCTGATGTTATGTAGCAGCTGTgaaatttgatgttgtttccttAAAATATCCCTTGCATTTCTGCTAAATGATATGTAAACCTTGACAGATTTACTTTAATCTAACCATGCATAAACCTAAACCTGCCGATTTGTTGCTATggcaaatgtgtattatttcaCAGCAGTGAGGtgtaagaataaaaacaaaaacaacttgtGCAAATCACctttactttcaaaaccctgaaaTGTCTGTATCGTTTTTAAATAGAAAGGTGTACTAAACGGCAGACTTTGAAGtattttgattaaaataatCGATCCATTATGTAACTAACAATATTCTAAGATATATtgacaatatatacaatatagtgTAATTTGGATACAGTTCTCCACTCAGGGTAGAGTTCCAGTTAATAGTTGATTCACAAAAATGTGAGTTATAttatagttattagaaatgaacaTCCAATACTGGGGTGTAACATATACAATAACATATTGATAGCATGCTTACAAGAATAATGTATTGCCTCCCTTGTTTGCACTACAGCATTTGGTTATGGTCTTTAAACTAATtcttaaaacatatttcagaATGTAGTAATATGTATCGAGGTTTTTCAGGAGGCAGAGGATAGAAACATTTTCAATCAGCGTGTCACAAAATAGTTATATTCGTAGTTATTCGACTACTCTGACTGTGACCCCAGGAGAGATGTATAATCCCATAGACTCAGAGTGAAATGGATAACTG
It includes:
- the LOC136751300 gene encoding F-box only protein 36-like encodes the protein MASLLQDSLCEISLQAPPPSKDYYHLKVSKEEVVLRVWKVTNPCKNARALPGEDRKSHRELLVDNQMQGTIKRVFGPETLEYIVNLCQQHYDYLVRLPESLIICILSFLSWEDVKSISRTCTRLQQVCNSDGFWEQAERVRCGTGSAPLEGLSPAIQQKLLVFRRRRALLNKSRQQRRKSTTGYF